In Eremothecium gossypii ATCC 10895 chromosome IV, complete sequence, the genomic stretch TCCCAGCTCAGATCGCCCTCTGAATCACTGATCTGCTCCGCTTCATCTTCATCTATAGGCTCGTGAGCCTCCTGTGTCTGCTTCGCACGGGGGGTGCTTACCTCTTTTGTCGGCGAGCGTCTTGGGCTCTTTGTGGGCGAGGACTGTTTCGGCGCCAGCCGCGGACCGAGCAGCAACCTTAAATTGCGGCGAGGGCTGTTCTGGCTGTTCTGGCTCTCTGGAAGCTCCTTCTTTAGTGGCGAACTTGAAAGCACAAAGTGCTTGTTTCGTAGTTCTAAGGTGCCGGGGATCAACGGCTGAGAGTCGCCATCTCCCTCGGGAAACGTAGATGGCGCGCCCATATGTAGATAGCCAGTCTGCGGCTGCACGGCCTCCGTGGCAGATGTTTGTGTCGAAATAAGCTCCTCAGTATGGTCTTCCTTATCCTTGGACAGCCCGCTCGCGAGCTTCATCTCGCGTACCCGCCTAGCCAGTTCATCTGCGATATCATATTGCAGCGAGACAAGATGTTCCCATGAAAGACCCCGCAGCCAATCTTTGATCTCATATTGTTGAGTGCTAGGTGGACCCTCTTGTACCAGCATTGGTACGAGACCTTGTTACATGCGGTAGGGTTGTTCACTATCAAATCATGACTTTCTCGTAGCTCATCACTCTCGACCGACATCAAAATCCATCAACAGTCTGGTTCTGGACGAACGATACAGACCGGTATGTCCTTGAACAGTTACCTAACCGAGGCTTATGGTCCCAAGAGAGCAGCCAAGTCAAGGAATGGCTCCAAACGCGAAGCTAAAGTGTCCAATGTTAGTATCACCGATTCTGCCGAACAGTTAGTCTTCACCAACAATAAGCCGACGGGCCATGCAACGGATATAAAGGCCAAAGCGAAACGAACAGGACTATTTAAGAATCTGGAGACCAATGAGCTTACCGAATTCAAGCCTGCAAGTGAGGTGCAAGAGCCAAATGAGGTCAAGATGAGTTCGGGAGCGCATGCAGGCCTGCAATCGGCAGAGCAGGTTGCGGAACAGATTGGCAAAAAGCAGCGAGAA encodes the following:
- the SAE2 gene encoding ssDNA endodeoxyribonuclease SAE2 (Syntenic homolog of Saccharomyces cerevisiae YGL175C (SAE2)); amino-acid sequence: MLVQEGPPSTQQYEIKDWLRGLSWEHLVSLQYDIADELARRVREMKLASGLSKDKEDHTEELISTQTSATEAVQPQTGYLHMGAPSTFPEGDGDSQPLIPGTLELRNKHFVLSSSPLKKELPESQNSQNSPRRNLRLLLGPRLAPKQSSPTKSPRRSPTKEVSTPRAKQTQEAHEPIDEDEAEQISDSEGDLSWDSKLPDVHEGQEKRAKIDFNTNPIAKRPWIYEDFQANHEVLEELSKKRLKDHRRNVMDGLAGLPNKLGGEANYDSSFDESFPMYDNLRHRSKSPPGYGRLDFPTTQEIQDDKRKAQDMIYQRTKHRFKMAVQRKIPIFEREYFFKNPQLNTWVDNGEISWSKEELQIFKRT